One window from the genome of Campylobacter concisus encodes:
- a CDS encoding 2-isopropylmalate synthase, translating to MDKNKIIIFDTTLRDGEQSPGASMNTAEKLQIALQLERLGVDVMEAGFAAASPGDFDAVNQIAKQASNITVCSLARAVERDIKAAGEALAPAKNKRIHTFIATSPIHMEYKLKMSPDEVIKRAIESIKYAKTFCDDVEFSCEDACRSEMSFLKEICDAAINAGAKTLNIPDTVGYLYPEEITARISEIVKFVGDRAIISVHNHNDLGMATANSLAAIKAGARQVEGTINGIGERAGNAALEEIVMAIKTRQDVFAPFYTDIISKEIYPTSRLIASIIGIEPQPNKAIVGRNAFAHESGIHQDGVLKHKETYEIISAESIGLEKNSLVLGKHSGRHAFKDKLASLGFDLDSDALNKAFEKFKELADKKKEIFDDDIRALVAEEITKIPQAYEITALLQSSGGSLASASISIKHNDEIISDSALGNGTADAIFKVVDRISGISGTLKDYKVASVSQGKDALAKVDVKVEFEGKTAVIGHGLDIDTMMASAKAYVGALNSYLRIHKN from the coding sequence ATGGATAAGAATAAAATTATAATCTTTGATACAACTTTAAGAGATGGCGAGCAAAGCCCTGGTGCATCGATGAATACAGCTGAAAAACTACAGATCGCACTTCAGCTTGAAAGGCTTGGTGTGGATGTTATGGAGGCTGGATTTGCAGCAGCAAGCCCAGGGGACTTTGATGCGGTAAATCAAATAGCAAAGCAAGCCTCAAATATCACGGTTTGCTCTCTTGCACGCGCAGTTGAGCGTGATATTAAGGCAGCTGGCGAGGCATTGGCTCCAGCTAAAAATAAGAGAATTCATACATTTATAGCGACAAGCCCAATTCATATGGAGTACAAGCTAAAAATGAGCCCAGATGAAGTAATAAAACGTGCAATCGAGTCTATAAAATACGCAAAAACCTTTTGCGATGATGTGGAGTTTAGCTGCGAGGACGCTTGTAGAAGTGAAATGAGCTTTTTAAAAGAAATTTGTGATGCTGCCATAAATGCGGGTGCAAAAACTTTAAATATCCCTGATACGGTTGGTTATTTATATCCTGAAGAGATAACTGCTCGCATTAGTGAAATAGTAAAATTTGTAGGCGATAGAGCGATAATCTCTGTGCATAATCACAATGACTTAGGCATGGCTACAGCAAATTCACTAGCGGCCATAAAAGCTGGTGCAAGGCAGGTCGAAGGCACGATAAATGGCATAGGTGAGCGCGCCGGAAATGCTGCGCTTGAAGAGATCGTGATGGCTATTAAAACTCGCCAAGACGTCTTTGCTCCATTTTATACAGACATTATCTCAAAAGAAATTTATCCAACTTCAAGACTGATTGCTAGTATTATAGGCATTGAGCCTCAACCAAACAAAGCTATCGTTGGTAGAAACGCATTTGCTCATGAGAGTGGCATACATCAAGACGGCGTGCTAAAACACAAAGAGACCTATGAGATAATTAGCGCTGAGAGTATAGGCCTTGAGAAAAATTCCCTTGTTTTAGGTAAGCATAGCGGTCGCCACGCGTTTAAAGATAAGCTTGCTAGCCTTGGATTTGACCTTGATAGCGATGCTCTTAATAAGGCTTTTGAAAAATTTAAAGAGCTAGCTGATAAGAAAAAAGAGATATTTGATGACGATATTAGGGCTCTTGTGGCTGAAGAGATTACAAAAATTCCACAAGCTTATGAGATCACGGCTCTTCTTCAAAGTAGTGGCGGAAGCCTTGCAAGTGCTTCAATTAGCATAAAACACAATGATGAGATCATTAGTGACTCAGCTCTAGGAAATGGCACAGCAGATGCGATATTTAAGGTAGTTGATCGCATTAGTGGCATTAGTGGCACACTAAAAGACTATAAAGTGGCATCCGTTTCCCAAGGTAAAGATGCACTTGCAAAGGTTGATGTAAAGGTCGAGTTTGAGGGTAAAACGGCTGTAATAGGCCATGGACTTGACATAGATACTATGATGGCAAGCGCAAAAGCCTATGTTGGAGCACTAAATAGCTACCTTCGCATACATAAAAACTAA
- the hisA gene encoding 1-(5-phosphoribosyl)-5-[(5-phosphoribosylamino)methylideneamino]imidazole-4-carboxamide isomerase, with protein MEIFPAIDLKEGQAVRLSKGLMQSAKIYSNEPSELAKKFEDYGAKWLHVVDLDGAFAGETINFKTIEKIKKATNLSVQVGGGIRDEERIKRYLDLGVSRVILGSVALRDPEFTAKMAEIYRVVVGIDAKDGYVAVQGWGEISNIKAVDLARKFADVGVEAVICTDINKDGMLGGVNVEFSLQIARNSKLETIASGGVSDINDVLMLKATNEISGVIVGKAYYEGLLDLKEAFKLLR; from the coding sequence ATGGAAATTTTTCCAGCGATTGATTTAAAAGAGGGACAAGCGGTTAGACTTAGCAAAGGTCTTATGCAAAGTGCAAAAATTTATAGTAACGAGCCAAGTGAACTTGCTAAGAAATTTGAAGATTATGGCGCAAAATGGCTTCATGTGGTTGATTTGGATGGTGCATTTGCTGGAGAGACGATAAATTTTAAAACAATTGAAAAAATTAAAAAGGCTACAAATTTAAGCGTCCAAGTGGGCGGTGGCATAAGAGATGAAGAGCGTATAAAGCGCTATTTAGACCTTGGAGTTAGCAGAGTGATCCTTGGCTCAGTTGCTCTTAGAGATCCAGAATTTACAGCAAAAATGGCTGAAATTTATAGAGTTGTAGTTGGTATTGACGCAAAAGATGGCTATGTGGCCGTGCAAGGTTGGGGCGAGATCTCAAATATAAAAGCAGTCGATCTTGCAAGAAAATTTGCAGATGTTGGCGTGGAAGCTGTGATTTGCACCGATATTAATAAGGATGGAATGCTTGGCGGAGTTAATGTTGAGTTTAGCTTGCAAATAGCCAGGAATAGCAAGCTTGAGACAATAGCAAGTGGTGGCGTGAGCGATATAAATGATGTTTTGATGCTAAAAGCCACAAATGAGATTAGTGGCGTAATAGTTGGAAAAGCCTACTATGAAGGGTTGCTTGACCTAAAAGAGGCCTTTAAACTACTTAGATAG
- a CDS encoding PDC sensor domain-containing protein — protein sequence MVIKDIKRFSDTRYKARAYICYLFSRNLPNRLPGVCLENIKAGFDKISHEIENFDALYILDENGVQIEDSISLNEKYKIPKGENRANKAYYYTAVREKRCVLSDPYPSSLNGGLCVTASVPIYNEKNELKFIACIDISLENILNMVDSGFVEEHFGRFLKTIYTLFCASLFMICAFLFWHGVKSFISKSIEHINVEEIFESTIILTLALAIFDLVKTIFEEEVLGKNHEENSVIYKTMVRFIGSIIIALAIEALMLVFKFAITAPENIINAIYLIGGVAMLMAALSFYLFSVKRQENR from the coding sequence TTGGTTATAAAAGATATTAAGAGATTTAGTGACACGAGATATAAGGCAAGGGCGTATATTTGTTATTTATTTAGTAGAAATTTGCCAAATAGACTGCCCGGAGTTTGTTTAGAGAACATAAAAGCTGGCTTTGATAAGATCAGCCACGAGATAGAAAATTTTGACGCACTGTATATCTTAGACGAAAATGGCGTGCAGATCGAAGACTCGATCAGCCTAAATGAGAAGTATAAAATTCCAAAGGGCGAAAACCGCGCAAATAAAGCCTACTACTACACTGCAGTGCGTGAGAAAAGATGCGTTTTAAGCGATCCATATCCATCAAGCCTAAATGGAGGTTTATGCGTCACAGCAAGCGTGCCTATCTATAATGAAAAAAATGAGCTTAAATTTATCGCCTGCATCGACATAAGCCTAGAAAATATCCTAAATATGGTCGATAGCGGCTTTGTTGAGGAGCATTTTGGTAGATTTTTAAAGACTATTTATACACTTTTTTGTGCATCGCTTTTTATGATCTGCGCATTTTTGTTTTGGCACGGTGTAAAGAGCTTTATCTCAAAGAGCATCGAGCATATAAATGTCGAAGAAATTTTTGAATCAACTATCATTTTAACGCTAGCCCTCGCCATTTTTGACCTTGTTAAGACGATATTTGAAGAAGAGGTGTTAGGTAAAAATCACGAGGAAAATAGCGTTATTTATAAGACGATGGTGAGATTTATCGGCTCAATTATCATCGCACTTGCAATCGAGGCACTCATGCTAGTCTTTAAATTTGCTATCACTGCACCTGAAAATATCATAAATGCTATCTATCTAATAGGCGGTGTGGCGATGCTGATGGCGGCACTTAGCTTTTATCTTTTCAGCGTAAAAAGACAAGAGAACAGATGA
- the hisH gene encoding imidazole glycerol phosphate synthase subunit HisH, with translation MIAIIDYGAGNIKSVINAFKFLGHECVLVSEPDSLKEYSHIVLPGVGAFGEAMIKLKNNGMDEAVREAVKSGKAFIGICLGMQLLFERSFEFGEHEGLSLLPGEVVKFNEANFDKPLKIPHIGWNALEFKQNSPLNLGLKELEYLYFVHSYHVVCDDKFVLAKTTYGYEFTSAVWHENIFGFQPHPEKSHEAGLKILENFARL, from the coding sequence ATGATCGCTATTATTGATTATGGTGCGGGCAATATCAAAAGCGTGATAAATGCTTTTAAATTTCTTGGACATGAGTGCGTTTTAGTAAGTGAGCCTGATAGTTTAAAAGAGTACTCTCACATCGTTTTACCAGGCGTTGGAGCTTTTGGTGAGGCGATGATAAAGCTAAAAAATAATGGCATGGATGAAGCCGTAAGAGAAGCCGTAAAAAGCGGCAAAGCATTTATTGGTATTTGTCTTGGCATGCAGCTTTTATTTGAGCGAAGCTTCGAGTTTGGCGAGCATGAGGGACTTTCTCTTTTGCCTGGTGAGGTCGTAAAATTTAATGAAGCTAATTTCGATAAGCCACTAAAAATACCTCACATTGGCTGGAACGCCTTGGAATTTAAGCAAAATAGCCCATTAAATTTAGGACTAAAAGAGCTTGAGTATTTATATTTTGTACACAGCTATCACGTGGTTTGTGATGATAAATTTGTACTGGCAAAGACAACTTATGGATATGAATTTACAAGTGCGGTTTGGCATGAAAATATCTTTGGCTTTCAGCCTCATCCAGAAAAAAGTCATGAAGCTGGACTTAAAATTTTAGAGAATTTTGCGAGGTTATGA
- a CDS encoding chemotaxis response regulator CheY, which yields MKILVVDDSSTMRRIIKNTLQRLGHQEILEAEHGLEAWNILTQNEGIEVLITDWNMPEMNGLELVKKVRAEQKYVDMPIIMVTTEGGKAEVITALKAGVNNYIVKPFTPQVLKEKLEDVLG from the coding sequence GTGAAGATTTTGGTTGTAGATGACAGTTCAACAATGAGAAGAATCATAAAAAATACTTTACAAAGGTTAGGACATCAAGAAATTCTTGAGGCTGAGCATGGGCTTGAGGCTTGGAATATCTTAACTCAAAATGAAGGTATCGAAGTTCTTATCACTGACTGGAATATGCCTGAGATGAATGGTCTTGAGCTTGTTAAAAAGGTAAGAGCAGAGCAGAAGTATGTTGATATGCCTATTATAATGGTAACAACAGAAGGCGGAAAAGCTGAAGTTATAACAGCTTTAAAAGCAGGTGTTAATAACTACATCGTTAAGCCTTTTACGCCACAAGTTTTAAAAGAGAAGCTTGAAGACGTTCTTGGTTAA
- the pssA gene encoding CDP-diacylglycerol--serine O-phosphatidyltransferase: MNNIQKMQLMYILPNLFTAASAFLGVISIISSIQGNYFKAIIYIILSLILDGLDGRVARLTKTTSKFGVEFDSLADLVAFGVAPAILFYLTIGKNFGRFGALIAAMFVVFGAIRLARFNVTTGTYEPNVFIGLPIPSAAIVSVLWVGIYIDYTFLEGFEWCLMLLEATLAALMVSNIRYPSFKKINLKQTHVIRILVALVVAFSILYLYPFESATLVMSIYMLYGIVRATIMFSKNSKKKESE, from the coding sequence ATGAATAACATACAAAAGATGCAACTAATGTATATCTTGCCAAATTTATTTACAGCAGCTAGCGCTTTTTTAGGTGTTATTAGCATTATTTCATCTATTCAAGGTAACTATTTTAAAGCCATTATTTATATAATCTTATCGCTTATTTTAGATGGGCTTGATGGGCGTGTGGCTAGACTTACAAAGACAACTAGTAAATTTGGAGTAGAGTTTGATAGCCTTGCAGATCTTGTTGCTTTTGGTGTAGCACCAGCGATTTTATTTTATTTGACTATTGGTAAAAATTTTGGCAGATTCGGAGCACTTATAGCTGCTATGTTTGTGGTTTTTGGAGCTATTAGGCTTGCTCGTTTTAATGTCACTACTGGTACATATGAGCCAAATGTTTTTATCGGACTTCCTATTCCATCAGCAGCTATTGTGAGCGTACTTTGGGTTGGAATTTATATCGACTATACTTTTTTAGAGGGATTTGAGTGGTGCTTGATGCTACTTGAAGCTACTTTGGCAGCTTTAATGGTTAGCAACATCCGCTATCCAAGTTTTAAAAAAATAAATTTAAAACAAACCCATGTGATAAGAATTTTAGTAGCTCTTGTAGTTGCGTTTTCGATACTTTATCTATATCCATTTGAAAGTGCGACTTTGGTTATGAGCATCTATATGCTTTATGGTATAGTAAGAGCCACTATAATGTTTAGTAAAAATTCCAAAAAAAAGGAGAGCGAATGA
- the pglF gene encoding UDP-N-acetylglucosamine 4,6-dehydratase (configuration-retaining), producing MFHATKLKRLVFFLLGDVFIFIFSIYVAYLLRFNADIPDIYVQGLFVTAGFLIVFKLFFMWMFKIYKVPWRFFGLNEARKIFLAHVCSAILFTIIFFIIQDFLNPYPRSVIFIDLLISCLLVGLLRISKRMVLDFSNKPHKGEPCIVIGATSKALHVLRGLKQGYLDYYAVGVVDGRSDLVGTYCDGFLVQDKKEIPSLIKDYDAKTAIIALALDQDELQALVDELSGYGIRDMKLFSLIENEPIKDISIEDLLARKPKDLNPEAISNFLKDKRVLVTGAGGSIGSEICKQCLKYGVSELIMVEHSEFNLYKIGEDTKDKRTVSKLVNITNLKDFEEVFEEFRPEIVIHAAAYKHVPLCELNPRSAVENNILGTKNAVDLSKKYGVKKFVMISSDKAVRPTNIMGTTKRVCELYALNSNEAGVCEIVCVRFGNVLGSSGSVIPKFKAQIAANRPLSVTHPEITRYFMLTSEACQLVLQAASIAKGGELFVLDMGEPVKIVDLAKKMLLLSNKEHLGIEFVGLRPGEKLYEELLINKDDVQTKYESIFVTHSEPYDLALLNSQISELLQLEDDEVAPALKKIVPEFNHALNLKG from the coding sequence ATGTTTCATGCAACGAAGTTAAAAAGGCTCGTATTTTTCCTTCTTGGTGATGTTTTTATATTTATCTTTTCGATATATGTGGCTTATCTTTTAAGATTTAACGCTGACATCCCAGATATCTACGTGCAAGGGCTTTTTGTAACGGCTGGATTTTTGATCGTATTTAAGCTCTTTTTTATGTGGATGTTTAAAATTTACAAGGTGCCGTGGAGGTTTTTTGGATTAAATGAAGCAAGAAAAATTTTCTTAGCTCACGTTTGCTCAGCTATTTTATTTACGATCATTTTTTTTATCATTCAAGATTTTTTAAATCCATATCCAAGAAGCGTTATTTTCATTGATCTTCTTATTTCATGCTTACTTGTTGGGCTTTTAAGAATTTCAAAACGCATGGTGCTTGACTTTTCAAACAAACCTCACAAAGGTGAGCCTTGTATCGTTATAGGCGCAACGTCAAAAGCGCTTCACGTCTTGCGCGGCTTAAAACAAGGGTATCTTGACTACTACGCGGTTGGAGTGGTAGATGGCAGGAGTGATCTTGTTGGTACTTATTGTGATGGTTTTTTAGTGCAAGATAAAAAAGAGATACCAAGCCTTATAAAAGATTATGATGCAAAGACCGCTATCATCGCGCTTGCACTAGATCAAGATGAGCTTCAAGCCTTAGTTGATGAGCTAAGCGGATATGGCATAAGAGATATGAAGCTCTTCTCTCTTATCGAAAATGAGCCGATCAAGGATATCTCAATCGAAGACTTACTTGCTAGAAAGCCAAAAGATTTAAACCCAGAGGCTATTTCAAATTTCTTAAAAGATAAAAGAGTACTTGTCACCGGAGCTGGCGGTAGTATAGGAAGTGAAATTTGTAAGCAGTGTTTGAAATATGGTGTAAGTGAGCTTATAATGGTTGAGCACAGCGAGTTTAATCTTTATAAAATAGGCGAAGACACAAAAGATAAAAGAACTGTTAGCAAGCTTGTAAATATCACAAATTTAAAAGACTTTGAAGAGGTTTTTGAAGAATTTAGACCAGAGATCGTCATCCACGCTGCAGCCTACAAACACGTGCCACTTTGCGAACTAAATCCTCGCTCAGCAGTTGAAAACAACATCCTTGGCACAAAAAATGCAGTCGATCTTTCTAAAAAATATGGCGTTAAGAAATTTGTCATGATCTCATCAGACAAGGCTGTGCGCCCAACAAACATAATGGGTACAACTAAGCGTGTTTGCGAGCTTTACGCACTAAATTCAAATGAAGCAGGTGTATGCGAGATAGTTTGCGTGCGCTTTGGTAACGTCCTTGGCTCAAGCGGATCTGTTATACCTAAATTTAAAGCGCAGATCGCTGCAAATAGGCCACTAAGCGTCACGCACCCAGAGATTACAAGATATTTTATGCTTACATCAGAAGCTTGTCAGCTAGTCCTTCAAGCGGCCTCTATCGCAAAAGGTGGCGAGCTTTTCGTGCTTGATATGGGTGAGCCTGTTAAGATCGTTGATCTTGCTAAAAAGATGCTTCTTCTTTCAAACAAAGAGCATTTGGGTATAGAATTTGTAGGTCTTAGACCGGGCGAGAAGCTTTATGAAGAGCTACTTATTAACAAAGATGATGTGCAAACCAAGTATGAATCGATCTTTGTAACGCATTCAGAGCCTTACGATTTAGCGCTTTTAAACTCACAGATAAGTGAGCTTTTGCAGCTTGAAGATGATGAGGTAGCACCTGCACTTAAAAAGATCGTTCCTGAGTTCAATCACGCATTAAATTTAAAAGGTTAA
- the ftsH gene encoding ATP-dependent zinc metalloprotease FtsH yields MNNQNNNQNNGNNNGFFNKNPIFIFAIFAIVIVLAFRSFSGDGLGGSFGLNSNAQSKMVAYSEFKDMLKNKQLNEVAISETTIKGVGNDKTIYLAKRINDPTLIGILEQNGITYSVYSENNWFGDLIFSWIIPVFIFFAIWMFIASRMQKNIGGGILGIGSAKKLINSEKPKVKFDDVAGVEEAKEEVQEIVDYLKSPDKYLRLGAKIPKGILLVGPPGTGKTLLARAVAGEASVPFFSMSASSFIEMFVGVGASRVRDLFENAKKEAPAIVFIDEIDAIGKSRNSGPMGGNDEREQTLNQLLSEMDGFDADKSPVIVIAATNRPEVLDAALLRPGRFDRQVLVDKPDFKGRCDILKVHMKDVKIGKDVNIEDIARLTTGLAGADLENIINEAALLAGRKSKTFVEQADLVEAVERSIAGLEKKSRRVNPKEKRIVTYHECGHALIAELTKGAKRVTKVSVVPRGLAALGYTLNTPEENKFMMQKHELIAEVDVLLAGRAAEEVFIKEISTGASNDLERATDIIKAMVSMYGMSDVAGLMVLEKQRTTFLNGGQSIKDYSDKMAEKVDEFVKTLLHERYTAVLGLLEIYKGAIENMVSALYEEETIEGKRVREIIKNYEIENDLESRLVEIEENEKSKKEE; encoded by the coding sequence ATGAATAACCAAAATAATAACCAAAATAATGGCAACAATAACGGTTTTTTTAATAAAAATCCTATTTTTATTTTTGCCATTTTTGCAATAGTTATAGTTTTAGCTTTTAGAAGCTTTAGTGGAGACGGACTAGGTGGCTCTTTTGGGCTAAATAGCAATGCCCAGAGTAAAATGGTAGCTTATTCTGAGTTTAAAGATATGTTAAAAAATAAGCAACTAAATGAAGTTGCGATATCTGAAACCACGATAAAAGGCGTTGGTAATGACAAAACCATCTACCTCGCAAAGCGCATAAACGATCCAACGCTCATTGGCATACTTGAGCAAAATGGCATAACTTACAGCGTTTATAGCGAAAATAACTGGTTTGGAGATCTTATATTTTCATGGATAATCCCAGTATTTATATTTTTTGCCATTTGGATGTTTATTGCTAGTCGTATGCAAAAGAACATTGGCGGTGGCATACTTGGCATAGGAAGTGCAAAGAAACTTATAAATTCTGAAAAGCCAAAAGTAAAATTTGATGATGTTGCAGGTGTCGAAGAGGCAAAAGAAGAGGTTCAAGAGATAGTTGATTATCTAAAAAGTCCTGATAAATATCTAAGACTTGGGGCAAAAATTCCAAAGGGAATTTTACTAGTTGGCCCTCCAGGCACAGGTAAAACGCTTCTTGCAAGAGCAGTTGCAGGTGAGGCTAGTGTGCCATTTTTCTCTATGTCAGCATCAAGTTTTATAGAGATGTTTGTCGGTGTTGGCGCAAGTAGGGTTAGAGATCTTTTTGAAAATGCTAAAAAAGAGGCTCCAGCGATCGTTTTTATAGATGAGATCGATGCAATCGGTAAAAGTAGAAATTCTGGTCCGATGGGCGGTAATGACGAGAGAGAGCAAACGCTAAATCAGCTTCTTTCTGAGATGGACGGCTTTGATGCGGATAAGTCACCAGTTATCGTTATAGCGGCTACAAACAGACCTGAAGTTTTGGATGCTGCACTTTTAAGGCCAGGTAGATTTGACAGGCAAGTACTTGTTGATAAGCCTGATTTTAAAGGACGTTGCGATATTTTAAAAGTTCACATGAAAGATGTAAAGATCGGTAAGGATGTAAATATCGAAGATATTGCAAGGCTTACGACTGGTTTAGCTGGTGCTGATCTTGAAAATATCATAAATGAGGCAGCACTTCTTGCAGGACGTAAGTCAAAGACCTTTGTCGAGCAGGCCGATCTTGTGGAGGCTGTTGAGAGATCGATTGCTGGACTTGAGAAAAAGTCTCGCCGCGTAAATCCAAAAGAAAAAAGAATCGTCACTTATCATGAGTGCGGTCATGCCTTGATAGCTGAGCTAACAAAAGGTGCAAAAAGGGTAACAAAAGTCTCAGTCGTACCACGTGGTCTTGCGGCACTTGGCTATACTTTAAATACACCTGAAGAGAATAAATTTATGATGCAAAAGCATGAGCTGATAGCAGAAGTAGATGTACTTTTGGCTGGTAGAGCTGCTGAAGAGGTGTTTATTAAAGAAATTTCAACTGGAGCTAGCAACGACCTAGAGCGCGCGACCGATATCATAAAAGCTATGGTTAGTATGTATGGTATGAGTGATGTTGCTGGTCTTATGGTGCTTGAAAAACAACGTACTACGTTTTTAAATGGCGGTCAAAGTATCAAAGACTATAGTGATAAGATGGCTGAAAAGGTTGATGAGTTTGTAAAAACGCTTCTTCATGAAAGATACACTGCTGTGCTTGGTTTGCTTGAAATTTATAAAGGCGCCATTGAAAATATGGTATCAGCACTTTATGAAGAAGAAACAATCGAAGGAAAAAGAGTTAGAGAGATCATTAAAAACTATGAGATCGAAAATGATCTAGAGAGCAGACTCGTAGAGATAGAAGAAAACGAAAAGAGTAAAAAAGAGGAATAA
- a CDS encoding phosphatidylserine decarboxylase, whose amino-acid sequence MSGYIAKAGYKFILFFLILFVLSLLFGILPLLFAILLFLGLYFFRDPEREPFSDDKLVLLSPIDGKIKEISASNFDNNEVAKIVIKKSFFDVGTLRAVSDVKVAEIRKRHGLFLCQAMKISEFLNERAIIRFEKENIKFVMKIIAGAFSRSLEISNVTSLKASRKFGFLGSGEVILYLPRDTKICVSVGESVKAASLLGYFEEGKRDE is encoded by the coding sequence ATGAGTGGCTATATCGCGAAAGCAGGATATAAATTTATATTATTTTTTCTAATTTTATTTGTTTTATCTTTGCTGTTTGGGATCTTGCCACTACTTTTTGCTATTTTACTTTTTTTGGGGCTTTATTTTTTTAGAGACCCTGAGAGAGAGCCATTTTCTGATGATAAATTGGTTTTACTATCGCCAATTGATGGCAAGATAAAAGAGATCAGTGCTTCAAATTTTGACAATAATGAAGTAGCTAAGATCGTCATAAAAAAATCTTTTTTTGATGTTGGTACATTAAGGGCTGTAAGTGATGTAAAAGTAGCTGAAATACGAAAAAGACATGGCTTATTTTTGTGCCAGGCTATGAAAATTTCAGAATTTTTAAATGAAAGAGCTATTATTCGCTTTGAAAAAGAAAATATAAAATTTGTTATGAAAATTATAGCTGGGGCTTTCAGTAGAAGTTTAGAAATTTCAAATGTTACTAGCCTAAAAGCATCTAGAAAATTTGGTTTTTTAGGAAGTGGTGAGGTGATTTTATACCTACCAAGAGATACTAAGATATGTGTAAGTGTCGGAGAAAGCGTAAAGGCTGCTTCACTTTTGGGATATTTTGAAGAGGGAAAAAGAGATGAATAA
- a CDS encoding 50S ribosomal protein L11 methyltransferase, translating into MKDKFYELSIKTSNFYDEILELVFSFGVTCVEELDHEIIVREEYDLKDIAWGIEEYAKGLSSVRKISNDLKISLNLKENKDWLGEYKKAVKPILVDKIYVRPSWEEPLNGVTNIIIDPALAFGSGHHESTNSCLQLLQKYAKSCNTTLDVGCGSGILSIALAKLGCKVDACDTDEQATQSSLSNAELNEVKFNKIWTGSIANLEQKYDIVVANIIADVIFMLSNDLKKSLKKGGYLVLSGILNKYEDRIKDTFKDLELIEIKQSNDWSSFVYKEIDE; encoded by the coding sequence ATGAAAGATAAATTCTACGAATTAAGCATAAAAACATCAAATTTTTATGATGAAATTTTAGAGCTAGTTTTCTCTTTTGGAGTTACCTGTGTTGAAGAGCTAGATCACGAGATCATCGTCAGGGAAGAATATGATCTAAAAGATATAGCATGGGGTATTGAAGAGTATGCAAAAGGGCTCTCTAGTGTTCGTAAAATTTCAAATGATTTAAAAATTTCTCTTAATTTAAAAGAAAATAAAGACTGGCTAGGTGAATATAAAAAGGCAGTTAAGCCTATTTTGGTTGATAAAATTTATGTTAGACCTAGCTGGGAAGAGCCACTTAATGGTGTAACAAATATCATAATCGACCCAGCTCTAGCTTTTGGCTCAGGGCACCATGAAAGCACAAATTCTTGCTTGCAGCTTTTACAAAAATATGCAAAAAGTTGCAATACTACTTTAGACGTGGGGTGTGGAAGTGGAATTTTAAGTATTGCCCTGGCAAAGCTTGGTTGCAAGGTCGATGCTTGCGATACAGATGAGCAAGCCACGCAAAGCTCACTTAGCAACGCCGAGTTAAATGAGGTTAAATTTAATAAAATTTGGACAGGCTCTATCGCGAATTTAGAGCAAAAATATGACATTGTCGTAGCAAATATCATTGCTGATGTCATTTTTATGCTCTCAAATGACTTAAAAAAATCGCTTAAAAAAGGCGGCTACTTGGTATTGTCAGGAATTTTAAACAAGTACGAAGATAGGATTAAAGATACATTTAAGGATTTGGAGCTAATTGAGATAAAACAAAGTAACGATTGGAGTAGCTTTGTTTATAAGGAAATAGATGAATAA